In Theileria parva strain Muguga chromosome 4 map unlocalized ctg_529, whole genome shotgun sequence, one DNA window encodes the following:
- the MCM9 gene encoding MCM2/3/5 family protein, producing the protein MSRYRRKGNSYKNHNTSNDNHNSNDIFILDKKFQPFGKPEENLEYKSKLICNILSTPLTEYMDTFLDYFTNDYDSFKQCVNYLSVKPSNEKFLIKSSTSQISSSYTYKPKYPNENEENFLFNSPLNGKLDCIKLKYQSSNNIYDPCDNQSALDDLGIYETMIGSSELTDITKMMDDEFNSHYVKANNFQSFFIDVTKLLIKLPDLGSDLLLAPQLILILLDYIIIPYFFTYIETMYERHNVKEVEKLMEVCKSLPNDVCITISNDVKTHIYHSFICRSGYIYDKLTKNKENEFRFHISSRLKNIPPTPDIFRNSVSEIKDEDVGSLVVLTCTVVLSGVMSIIEDEREYVCKTCFKSFVSKASCESYLYTSQFRCPLFQEGTYPKQRCPGSTFDKGAYFSRSDYQEIRCQSIFNSDCNISSISAIPVVLRKEICGTCFPGDTVHVSGFVRRRWSRVKNGERCESELFIDANNIECVNWKAISGINNVIYQQANSYEDFWNYHRNDEISSRNIIINSICTDLLNVDNAKLGLILTLIGGFSTDDKLDENNNRWAKYFNDQSKNNKFNRDEVFEGVKKKGNRTRTQCHILFVGDPATGKSHLLEYATEISYRHVSVIGTNCTSVGLTCTIVRDGGDSMLAAGALVLASGGICCIDEFSEIRNDDKSCLHEAMEQQVISVAKSGLKCTLNCQCTIIASSNYKFGKQISKKKQEDQTVNEHRIININTPLPLLTRFDLIIVMTDNSTEELDIVEFLLDDDNERLNSMTSDEKSNLDWSSVNTMKNYIQFVRENLMPSMPPSCQLIIDRYYAEIRTISFNLEYGGGPTVRTVESIVRLSQAHARLMFRNIIKVFDVVSVILIMEFGLQGYTIGCINAKDQVVDRTGLFCNIKGIFNQYVKNNAYKFKGVDTNEVKFPNGITTQPMYDYFEGLLFERLKLARSENNPEDILSL; encoded by the exons AGCTTATTTGTAACATACTGAGCACTCCACTAACCGAATATATGGATACCTTTCTGGATTATTTCACCAATGACTATGATTCATTTAAGcaatgtgttaattatttgtcaGTTAAGCCATCAAATGAaaagtttttaataaaatcgAGTACAAGTCAAATATCCTCAAGCTACACTTACAAGCCCAAATATCCAAACGAGAATGAggaaaattttttatttaattcacCCTTGAATGGTAAACTTGATTGTATCAAGTTGAAATACCAATCTAGCAACAACATCTACGATCCTTGTGATAATCAATCTGCATTGGATGACCTAGGTATATATGAGACCATGATCGGCTCTTCAGAGCTAACTGATATAACCAAAATGATGGATGATGAATTCAACTCACACTATGTTAAGGCAAACAATTTCCAGAGTTTCTTCATCGATGTCACAAAATTACTAATAAAACTTCCCGATTTAGGCTCAGATTTGCTCTTAGCACCTCAATTGATACTTATACTTCTCGACTACATTATCATTCCATACTTCTTCACCTATATTGAAACGATGTATGAACGCCATAATGTAAAGGAggttgaaaaattaatggaaGTCTGCAAATCACTGCCTAATGACGTGTGCATTACGATTTCAAACGACGTCAAAACTCACATTTACCATTCCTTCATCTGTAGGAGCGGGTATATTTACGACAAGTTGACCAAAAATAAGGAGAATGAGTTCCGATTCCACATTTCATCGAGGCTTAAAAACATACCTCCAACGCCGGatatttttagaaattcAGTCAGTGAGATCAAGGATGAGGATGTTGGAAGCCTGGTCGTATTAACGTGTACAGTAGTTCTTTCAG GTGTAATGAGTATCATCGAAGACGAACGTGAGTATGTTTGTAAAACCTGTTTCAAGTCTTTTGTATCCAAAGCCTCATGTGAatcttatttatatacaagCCAATTCAGGTGCCCGCTTTTTCAAGaag gAACATATCCAAAGCAAAGGTGTCCAGGATCAACATTTGATAAGGGAGCATACTTTTCAAGATCAGACTACCAAGAAATTAG GTGCCAATCAATCTTTAACTCTGATTGTAATATAAGCTCAATATCAGCTATTCCAGTGGTTCTTAGAAAAGAAATTTGCGGAACATGTTTCCCAGGCGATACTGTCCATGTCTCAGGGTTTGTCAGAAGAAGGTGGTCTAGAGTAAAGAATGGGGAAAG GTGCGAGTCTGAATTATTCATTGATGCTAATAATATCGAGTGCGTTAATTGGAAGGCAATAAGTGGAATCAACAATGTGATATACCAACAAG CAAACTCATACGAGGACTTTTGGAACTATCACAGAAACGATGAAATATCTTCAAGaaatattatcatcaaTTCTATTTGCACTGATCTTCTAAATGTTGATAATGCCAAGCTAGGGCTAATCCTAACGCTAATAG GTGGATTCTCGACTGACGATAAACTCGATGAGAACAATAACAGATGGGCAAAATACTTCAACGATCAATCgaaaaataacaaattcaaCCGAGATGAGGTTTTTGAGGGTGTGAAGAAGAAGGGGAATA GAACTAGAACTCAATGCCATATCCTATTTGTTGGGGATCCGGCTACAGGGAAATCACATTTGTTAGAATACGCAACTGAAATTTCATACCGGCATGTCTCTGTAATAG GCACCAACTGCACATCCGTTGGATTAACCTGTACAATAGTCAGGGATGGAGGAGATAGTATGCTAGCAGCAGGCGCCCTAGTATTAGCATCGGGAGGAATTTGCTGTATTGACGAGTTTTCGGAGATAAGAAATGATGATAAATCCTGTTTACATGAGGCCATGGAACAACAAGTGATTTCAGTAGCAAAG TCAGGGTTAAAGTGTACCCTTAACTGTCAGTGTACTATAATTGCCTcatcaaattataaattcgGTAAgcaaattagtaaaaagAAGCAGGAAGATCAAACAGTCAATGAACACAGAATCATCAATATTAACACCCCCTTACCGCTTCTAACAAGATTCGACTTAATCATTGTGATGACTGATAACTCAACAGAAGAGTTGGATATAGTCGAATTTCTGCTCGATGATGATAATGAGAGGTTGAATAGCATGACCAGTGATGAGAAATCTAATTTAGACTGGTCCTCTGTGAATACAATGAAAAACTATATACAATTTGTTAGGGAAAACTTAATGCCTTCAATGCCCCCTTCTTGCCAACTGATAATTGATAGATATTACGCTGAGATTCGAACAATATCGTTCAATTTGGAATATGGTGGTGGACCAACAGTAAGAACCGTAGAAAGCATCGTAAGATTATCCCAGGCACATGCCAGATTAATGTTCAGAAACATAATCAAGGTCTTTGACGTTG TTTCTGTAATATTAATCATGGAGTTTGGGCTACAAGGGTATACAATTGGGTGTATAAATGCGAAAGACCAAGTGGTGGATAGAACAGGGCttttttgtaatataaaagGAATCTTTAACCAATATGTAAAGAATAATGCCTATAAGTTTAAAGGTGTGGATACGAATGAAGTAAAATTTCCGAATGGAATCACGACGCAGCCAATGTATGATTATTTCGAAGGACTTCTCTTTGAGAGATTGAAATTGGCAAGGTCTGAGAATAACCCGGAAGACATTTTAAgtctgtaa